The following proteins are co-located in the Triticum aestivum cultivar Chinese Spring chromosome 1A, IWGSC CS RefSeq v2.1, whole genome shotgun sequence genome:
- the LOC123056414 gene encoding ethylene-responsive transcription factor ERF019 — protein sequence MDQRAACGGEGGGGLRRRPYKGVRRRQWGKWVSEIRVPGTRERLWLGSYATAEAAAVAHDAAVCLLRGGAGGLNFPGRAAAYGRVLHHGGAGQQLSPRSVQRVASDAGMAADAQLVELRERVPAPPGQETAPDGGIGAVHGGAGAGEQVAYGGTRSCSPGGEQLVYGELSVDDIEIVTMLQSL from the coding sequence ATGGACCAGCGGGCGGCctgcggcggcgagggagggggcggccTGCGGCGGCGCCCGTACAAGGGCGTGAGGCGGCGGCAGTGGGGGAAGTGGGTGTCGGAGATCCGGGTGCCCGGGACGCGGGAGCGCCTGTGGCTCGGCTCCTACGCCACCGCCGAGGCGGCCGCCGTCGCGCACGACGCCGCTGTCTGCCTCctccgcggcggcgccggcggcctcAACTTCCCGGGCCGCGCGGCCGCCTACGGCCGCGTCCTCCACCACGGCGGCGCGGGCCAGCAGCTGTCCCCACGGTCGGTGCAGCGCGTGGCGTCCGACGCCGGCATGGCCGCCGACGCGCAGCTCGTGGAGCTGCGCGAGCGTGTTCCCGCGCCGCCCGGCCAGGAGACGGCGCCGGACGGTGGCATTGGCGCAGTGCATGGTGGTGCGGGTGCCGGAGAGCAAGTGGCCTACGGTGGTACGAGGAGCTGCAGCCCCGGCGGCGAGCAGCTTGTCTATGGGGAGCTGAGTGTGGACGACATAGAGATCGTGACCATGTTGCAGTCATTGTAG